A window of Macrotis lagotis isolate mMagLag1 chromosome 1, bilby.v1.9.chrom.fasta, whole genome shotgun sequence genomic DNA:
ttttttctgttttaggaTTGTTCTCAACTGACAATttgctgaaaaaaaattgcatcccTAATAGTCAAATATGAGAAGTCAAAGATTCACCTGGTTCATGGATGATGAATAAATTTCTGTGATCACAGGATTGAGGCAGGTAAGACCTGACCTACATGGGTTCAATTTTATAGCAAGAACCCTAATGAGTACCTTAGAGTTGGAGTGGAATTACAGATAAATTGCCCTTGACTCCTCATCTCAGTCTTAGTACCTTCTTGACTCAATTTCTTCCGAATAGCAAAATTTTCCACCTGATTAATCATGAACCTGGCTAAGATACCCAATGAATAATGTGAAACTGTTGCAtgattggctatttcaaaataaaggttaaatatgattttttacaGAGCTAAGGAAACTTTATCCTGTTATGGTTATGTCAGATCAGTCTGCACCTTCTTCTTTCATATCAATATTCTATAACAAGGGTAGGTGAACTGTATGATGAATCCTATTGTTGCAATATGCAAACATCTCTGAATTACAATAATGAGATGCAAATATGGAAGGCCttactgtttttaaattttctaatttgaatTTGTGGTCCCTAATAGTTATATACTCATGAATAAGATTAGGTTCTTAAAGCATCTTATTTTTCTGGATGATATATATCCCTTAAAGTGGGGATAGGACAAAGATGTGAGGTTAATTTGGAGTAATAAATTTCACTTTGGGAAAGCAACAAGATTAGATTGTTTTCTCTAAGAACTATGACATAAGACAATATTATACTTTTGGTCATTATTCTTAATAAAAACAATTGTTAGCCAATCATACATAGATATgaatggaaataattatttatatgcatacatatacatatgtgcagatgtatgtatacacataattGTCTTTTAAACCTAGTTAAgcagagtcataattttatatattcccTAAAGAAATGTACCTAATTAAAAAGATACAATATGTAAATTCTGGAATAGGTCTCATTCTCAAAGTAGTTCTGGAGAGATGTCCTGGAAAATCCTTTTCAATGATTCTAACTCACTTGCAGAAAGTCTCTAGGCAATATCACTAAAACTTGCTAATGATAAGACAATATGATTTAGTAAGGTTAATACAGTTTCTTAATTTTGGTTTTCCAGTAACTAGCTCATGTGGGGAAAATCAGTTCAAATCTTATGaagctaatctttttttttaaataatcccaAACAAACAAGTTTATTTACAGGGCAATTATACAATTTCATTCATTCCATTTGTTTATCACATTTATGAGAAAATTTCCCAagttataaatcttaaaaaataccCGAAACCATcacaataataaatttttatttttcacctcATTTAAAAGTTCTTATTTTAGACAGATTCTTGAACTGGTGGTTCATAGCCATCAGCCCTTTCCACTTTTGTTCCTGTTTCATCTCCTGAAGGTTTTCCAGAGCCACCACCTTTACCATGCAGCTCCATTAGCTTTCCCAATTCAAATTTGGGCTTCTTGAGCATCTTGACTTTTCGAACAAACACATCATGGAGAGGGTAAATGGACTGGCAAGCCTTTTCTATGTCTTTTCCAATGCTGTCTGGAATTAGTTTGTTGACAACTTCTTTCAAGTCATTTGTCTGCACTTCTCAGGTCAtgatttccatcattttcttacaaatttgacgGACCTGTTGGTGCTGGGCATAAGAGGTCTTACGGATCTGGTTGTTGTGCTTTTTAGTAAAACCAACACAAAAGAGGCAGAGCAAGTAGCCATTGGTAGTTTTGACATCAACATGGGCTTCAATCATGGTCTGCCACTTTTTGACCATAGAGCACATCTTGTCCCAGGTAAGATCCATCCCATGGAAATTTGTCAAACATTTTTTACCCTGAACATCTTCAGTAATTAACTTGAACTTGCAAAAAGCAACCTCATCATTCTGCAAATCAGCAAGGCTCACTTCAAAAACTCGACCCTTGAGACCATCAGAGGCAATTTTTGTTCCTTGAGTTCTTGTAACCAGTGTCTTGCCGATATTGCGAATGTTGAACATGGCTGGTGCTTTCACATCATACCAATCCATCTTTGAAAATGGATCCACCACTTTCTTCTTGGCTCCTTTTTTACTGCCTTTGGTCAGCCGCTTATTCTTGCCCACCGCCATGATCCCGCTCTGAAAGCCAAAAGCTGAAGCTAATCTTGTACTTGACCTTTTGTCCatttttctgatgtcatggtcctctttaagaatgaagaaccTGGGTGACTAGgtagaacagtgaatagagcaccagccctagagtcaggagtacctgggttcaaatccggtctcagacacttaataattgttctTTCCTGCTATTGCTTTCAATTCCTGGGAAAACTACCTGTATTGAATAGTGCATTTGCACAAATCTAAGCTCCTGATGCTTACTCAATTTGATCCCTCTAACTATGAAACATTGAAGAAAGTTCATTATCAATCAAgatttctattcctttttaaaataattctgtcagggtggctaggtggtgcagtggatagagaaccgactctggagtcaggagtacctgggttcaaatccagtctcatacacttgataattatttagctgtgtggcctttgacaagccacttaaccccatttgccttgcaaaaaaaaattattctgtcaAGCTCTAGATAAAATGTGTGTTTGGAAGGGGGGCATGGTGGGGGATGGTGATGTTATGGC
This region includes:
- the LOC141521557 gene encoding LOW QUALITY PROTEIN: small ribosomal subunit protein eS1-like (The sequence of the model RefSeq protein was modified relative to this genomic sequence to represent the inferred CDS: substituted 1 base at 1 genomic stop codon); the encoded protein is MAVGKNKRLTKGSKKGAKKKVVDPFSKMDWYDVKAPAMFNIRNIGKTLVTRTQGTKIASDGLKGRVFEVSLADLQNDEVAFCKFKLITEDVQGKKCLTNFHGMDLTWDKMCSMVKKWQTMIEAHVDVKTTNGYLLCLFCVGFTKKHNNQIRKTSYAQHQQVRQICKKMMEIMTXEVQTNDLKEVVNKLIPDSIGKDIEKACQSIYPLHDVFVRKVKMLKKPKFELGKLMELHGKGGGSGKPSGDETGTKVERADGYEPPVQESV